AGTTGTTGCGAAGGTACTCGAACGCGCCGCCGTGGAAGGAGTTCGTACCGCTCTTGGTGACGATGTTGAAGCTTGGGCCGGAGCTACGACCGTACTCCGCCGAGGCGTTCGAGGTGTCGATCTTGACCTCGCCGATAAAGTCGGCGCCCACGTTATTCATCAGCGATCCGTTGGATCCGGCCACCATGTTGAAGGCGCCATCAACCGTAAGGTTGTTCGTATCGCTGCGGTTTCCGTTGATCGTCTGATTGGTCGCCGCCAACGATGTGGTCACGGAGAAGATGTCGGGGTTGGTCACGACGGCGCCGGGGACGAGCGTGAGGAGCTGGGTGTAGTTGCGGCCGTTGAGCGCGAGGTTTTCGACCTGCTTGGAGTCAATGACGCGGGCAAGCTCGCCCGATGTGGTGTTGACGGTCTCAATCGCTCCGCCCTGGACTTCGACGACCTCAGTCGCCTGACCGAGGGGGAGAACGAAGTTCGAGGTGACCTTGGCGTCGGCCGTGATGGTCACACCGGACTGCTGCGCGGTACGGAAGCCGGTCTTGGCGACCGCGATGGAATAGGTGCCAATGGGCAGATTGGTGGCGATGAAATTTCCATTGCCATCGGAGGAGACAGTGCGCTTCGCCTGGGTGCTGATGTTGGTAATGGTCACCGCGGCGTCAGGGATGGCCGCGCCCGTAGGATCGTCGATGACACCGGCGATCTGGCCGAAGCTGCTCTGAGCATTCGTCTTCACCCCCGAGAACAACAGAAAAACCGCGAGCATGAACAGACCCGCCACCTTCCAGAATCTATATTGCATAACAACCTCCCATTAGTTTCATGAATGAACAAATGTCTCGTAAGAGTTGCGCTGTGTAGAACAATCTCTCCGAGCTAAACAATCAAGGTGCGCGAACTCGATTGCGCAGACCGACAGAACTTCGCAAAAGAAGATGCATCATTAACGAAGCCAGGCACGACGATTGTCAAGCCATAAAATCGATTTAGGAAGCAAGACTGTTCTTCTACAAAGGCTTATCGCCACTGAAGCTCTAGAATGATGAGTTGGTCAGGAGGAAGCAGATTCTCATTCGCTTCGCTCAGGGCAAGCTCTCCGCTTCGCTACGGAATGACAAACGAAAGATGCTACTGGATGACAAGGAGTAGAGGGACAGGTTCACCCTGGATTTATGCCACGAACTTCTCATGAAGCAAGGCCAGCATGAAGGCCATCCCGCTGAAGGCCAGCGCCTCAAATACGCTGGCCCACTCGTTGCCCACACCCGTATACGGATCGGCAATCGCTCGCGGAATGTGCAGCAGCAGCACCCAGGAGAAGATCATCACTCCTGTCAGCAACGAGGCCAGCCGCGCCACGGGCTTCACCATGATCCCCAGGCCGCCGGCGATCAGCGCCGTTCCCGCGAAGTATGTCCAGAACATCTGCGGCCCCGCCCACACCGGAATGAGCGTGGCCACGAACTTCGAGTACAGGAAGTGCTCTGCTCCGAAGAGCGCCAGCATCACGCCGAAGAAGTAGCGGCCCAGCGGCAGGGCCCGCTTCAGCCACTCAGGAAGCTCGGCGCCATCCTCACCGAACGAGAGCGCGGCGATCCACGCTCCACCGGCCAGCGCCAGCTCCTTCAATGTATTCGTCCACGCCCCAAGCACTGCGACATATTTGCTCGCTAATTGATTGGGTACGTGCGCAATCACCACCAGCGCGAGCAGCGCGACGCCGGTCCATGCCGCAACCTTTCGTCCGCGCAGGTTGAAGAGGATGCACACACCTGCCGCAGTCAGCGCAGCACCCACCGCGAGCACCCACAGCAGCCGCAGCGGCAGCCACGCAGGAAACTCCGGGACAGTCACGGGAGGAAAGTTCATGAAGAAGAAGTGCATCAGGCCGATCGACGCCAGCCCGATCGCAAAAAAGCAGCGACCCACGGGAAGAAGCCACTTTGACATGGCGAAAGTCTAGCCGACTCGACCGCGCATGCAATCGCCACTCATCCCATATTTGCAGCCAACTTCGCTGCGCGTTCCAGCCGCCTCTTCGCGTGGCGCGCACGCGCCTTCATCGCCGGCGTACCGCTTCGGAGAGCGCGTTCGATCATCTCCTCGGCGACCTCCTTCAGCGAAGCCTCGCCGCAGGCCAGCAGCCCGATCCCCTCAACGGCCGAGCAGCGAGCCACATTGCTCTCGTCCTCGAACAGCAGTTGCATCAGTCTCGCCGCTCGCAGCCTTTGCTGGCGCGTATGCGCCACGCGCGCGACGACCAGGCCCAGGTGCCACCGTGTCCGCGACTCCTCCGGAGCCAGCGCGGCCAGCAGCCCCGCAAGCTCGTCCGCATATCGCATGAGTGGCGCCGTATCGGCATCGGTGATCCTGCGCGCGACATCGGCCGCACGTTTGCGCTGATCCAAATCGTCGCCAAACATCGCGGCGACCAGCGCCTTGACCGCCGCGCGACTGCCCGCGATGTCACTCGCTGCGTGCCGCGCGCGGTCGAGGCCCCACTTGCCATTCGTCAGCGAGCGCACCGTCTCCGCCGCCACGTTCGCTAGTCCTTGACGGCGATGCCCATCAGCTCAAACCGCGCGTTGAACAGCAGCGTGCCCGAGCCAAGAAATGCCCGCGCGGGCAGCTTGCCCGTGAAGTACGTGCGATATACCGCATTGAACCGGTCGAACAGCGAGACGTCGCTGCAAAAGATCTGCACCGATACCAGGTTGTCCATCGTCAAACCAGCCATCGCCAGTACGCGCTGGATCTCCTGCAATACCAGGTGCGCCTCTTCCTCCGCTGTGTCCGGGACCTTCGTGGTGCCGGGAAGAAAGCCGATGCGGCCTGAGAGATAGAGCGTTTTGCCATCGACCAGCACGGCATCCGAAAAAGGCATGGCAGGATTGCTTGAAAAGTATTCGCGACTCATAGGTATACCACCGCAGTGTACGCGATGAGATACGGCTTAAATCAAGAAAGACTCCCTTGCGAGGGCCCTTTCACTTTTCCGGCATAGCGCTTTATTCTCCGGCTGCCGACGCTGGCGCGCGATGCGGTGTGCGGCGTGTTGCCTTCGCAATCGAGTGCGATGGCGTACGCGAGCTCTTGACGCGGCCATATGACCACTCCCGCACCGGCCCCACATCAACATGCACAAACTGATTGACCGGATAATAACCAACGCCACCCGCGCGCAAACTCAGCGCTGCATCGCGGAGCCGCGTCGTCGTCACACCGGGAACGCGAATGTCAATCGCCCTGGCCTGCATATGCTGGCTCTTCTCCGCCACGCCCGAGTTCGCCGAACGCGACCGCAGCAGATTGTTGCTCCACGGCGTCCTGTAGCCGCAGACGATGTCGATTTCGCCATTTGGCTTGCCCAGTTTCGCCAGCAGCGAATGCAGCAGGTCGAACTCCTTCGGGTCGTACTGGCTCTCGGTCTGCGTGCGATGGTCGCGCAGAAAGTAGTTCAGCTTTGCGATTCCATCCGGCAGGTAGGTATCGCCGACGCGGTAAACCACATCGATGCTCTCGCCCGTGTGCAGATGATGAAGCCGCAGGCGGTAGGCGTCGTCGGGTCGAACACTGGCGTTGGCATCCGCATCCTTCGCGCTGGCAAAACCATTGAGTCCTATTAAAGCTGCAATCGCCAGAGCAAAGCTCAGCCTGATACCTGTCCGCATTCCAAAATCCCCGGGGGTTCAATCTCTGTCAATCGATAATTGCAAATGCGATTTACCAATCTCCATTTACCTTTAAATTCTACCGAACCATGCCTGAAGATTCCCGCTGAATGCCGCTCCTGGCTGTAACTTTTGTGTAATAGCATTTCCAATCAGTCAGTTACGTGCCGTGCTGTCTGTTCATATTGCGGAGTGACATCTGCCTATAGACTGATGGCATGGTGCTCGACCCCATCCAGACACGCCTCCTCGGCTGCCTTATAGAAAAAGAGATTGTCACCCCGGAGAACTATCCTCTCTCTCTGAACGCTCTGGTCAACGCCTGTAACCAGAAGTCGAGTCGCGACCCAGTGCTTGAGCTCACCGAGGATGAGGTGCGCCAGGCGCTGCACGCGCTCGAAGACGAGAACCTTGTCTCCACGCTGCACGACTCCCGCGTTCCCAAGTACGAGCACCGCATTCGCACCGTGCTCAACCTTCGTCGCGACGAGACCGCGGTTCTTTGCCTGCTGATGCTGCGCGGCCCTCAGACCCCCGGAGAGTTGCGCGGCCGGGCGGAGCGCATGTACGCCTTCGACGACATCGCCGCCGTGCAGGCGACGCTCGAGCGTCTCGCCTCGCGTGAGGCTGCGGCCGAGGCAAATGGCTCCGGCGCCAGCATTGCAACCGGCCCTCTCACGCTCCTTCTGCCGCGTCAGCCCGGATCGCGCGAGGCACGTTACGCGCACCTGCTCTCGGGCGCACCCGACCTCTCCACGGCAACGGGCTACGCGGCTCCCCCGTCAACAACATCCGTCGCCGGCGAACGCATGACCCATCTCGAATCCGAGGTCGCACGGCTCGTCGCGACGGTCGAAGCCCTCCAGGAACGCCTCGCCCGTCTTGAGCAAAGCTGAAGAAACTTCACCTGTGCAGTAAACGATTGTTGTGAAATGATCGAAGTCTCCTGACCGCACGTATGTCGAATCAGCACGCTATTTCGGTCGAAGCAACTCCAGACAGGCGAAGCCACGGGCGGCGCAGAGAAGATATTCGGAACGAGCAGCTCTTCCGCGTCGTGGCGCAGATACCCGACGGCGTCGTCTGCATCGACCGCGACTGGCGCATCACCTTTGCAAACGACGAAGGCCGCCGCATCTCGCGCATTGAGCCGCAGCATATCGAAAGCGGAGCCATCTGGGAGATGTTCCCGGCCATCCAGAACACTGAGCTGGAGCGCGTCTATCGCTCCGTGATGAAGACCGGAGAAGCGGCACATTTCGAACACTACAGCACGCGCTCCGACCTCTGGCTCGATATTCACGCCATCCCTCTGCGCGAAGGCATCGCTGTTCTCTACCGCGACATCACCGATCGCAAGGGCGCAGAGTTTCTTCGCGATTCGGCCTCGCGGCGGCTTATGCAGGTGCTTGAGGCCACGACAGACGCTGTCGTCAGCATCAACCGCGACAACGCCTTCACCTTTCTCAATCGCCGCGCCCGCGAGTTGCTCGCCGTCAAAGGCGACCTCCTCGGAAAGAACCTCTGGCAGGAGTTCCCCTTCGCGGAGAACAACGGCCAGTATCTCTATTACTTCAACCTCGCCATGCGCGATGGAACTCCCGGCGAGTTTGAAGACTTCTATCCCGACCCGCTGAACCTTTGGCTCGCCATTCAGATTCGCCCCTCCGACGAGGGTGTCGTCATCTTCTTTCGCGACATCACGGCCCGGCGCAGCTCTAGTCTCGCTCTTCAACAACAACGCGATCTCCTCTCCGTCGTGCAGCAGACGGCTCGCGTCGCTACCTGGGACGTCGATCTTGCGACCGGCGCAGTTACCTTCGGCGAGGGATCCTATCCGGTCTTTGGGCGTCCTCTGTCGGAACTTCCCGACCTGCACGCCTTCACCAGCTACGTGCTTCCGGAATATGTTCCGATCGTCGCCGAACTGATTCGCAAGACCAGCGCAACGGGCGAGATGATCGTCACCGACTTCCCTATCCGCGCGGAGGATGGCGCCGTAATATGGGTCGAGTGCCGCGGCCAGGCCCTCATCGTCGACGGCGTCGCCGTCAGGCTGCGCGGCCTCTCCATCGACATCACCAGCCGCAAGCAGAGTGAAGAAGCAACGGAGCGCCAGCGCGCCGAGCTGGAGACCATCTACCGCACCGCCCCCGTCGGGCTTGCCCTCTTCGATCCTGTCGAGTTCCGCTATCTCCGCGTCAACGACCGGCAGATCGAGACCATCGGCGCGCCCCGTGAAAAGATCCTCGGCCGGCGTATTGCCGAGATCGCGCCTCTACCCAGTATCGAAGATATCTTCCGGCAGGTGGCCGGCGGAAACTCCATTCGCAATCACATCTTTGAAGGCGAGCTGCCAACCCGCCCCGGCGACTATCGCTACTGGAACTGCAACTACTCCCCCGTCCACAACTCCGAGCACGAGGTCGTAGCGATCGCCGCGGCCGTGCAGGAGATCACGCACCAGAAAAAGTCTGAGCAGGCGCTCGTGCAGAGCGAGAAGCTCGCTGCCGTGGGGCGTCTCGCCAGCTCCATCTCGCACGAGATCAACAATCCTCTCGAAGCCATCACCAACCTGCTCTATCTCATCAGCGAATCGGACGACCTGCCTCCCGGCCTGATGGAGTACGTCAGGACTGCCCAGAGCGAGCTTTCGCGTGTCTGCGAGATCGCCACGCAGACGCTGCGCTTCCATCGCCAGGCGGTCAAAGCAACTTACGTCACAGCGCGCAACCTCGTTGAAGCCGTCCTGAATCTCTACCAGGGGAGGCTCGCAAACTCAGGCATCGCCGTCGAAACCTGCTTCTCCACCTCCACGCCGATTCTCTGTCACGAGAACGACATTCGCCAGGTACTGAACAACCTGATCGCCAACGCCATCGACGCCATGCGCCACGGAGGCCGCCTGCTGGTTCGCGCACACGACGCCACCGACCTTCTACATTCAGGCCTGCGCAAAGGTATCCGCATCACGGTTGCCGATACCGGCCATGGCATGTCTCCCGCCGTGCTCAGCCGCATCTTCGAACCCTTTTACACCACCAAGGAACTCAACGGCACAGGACTCGGCCTCTGGATCTCACACGGGATCGTCGAGCGCCATCACGGGCGGCTGACGTTGCGCAGCACGCAGCACCCTGTCCACCACGGCACCATCTTCTCTCTCTTCCTTCCTTGCCTCGACGGCGTGAGAGAAGGAGCTCTGCCGCAGGAATACTGATCTTTACAGCTCTGCCCAGCGCCGCAGCAGGTTGTGATACACGCCGGTCAACTGCACGCCGATCGGACTCCCCGGCAGTTCCACGGCCAGCTTCTGGATCGCCTGGTCCATGTCGAACAGCATCGTGCGATCGCCATCCGCGCGAATCATGCTCTGTATCCAGAAGAAGCTCGAGATGCGCGCGCCGCGCGTCACCGGCTCCACGCGATGCAGGCTCGTCGCCGGATACAGCACCATGTGCCCGGCCGGTAGCTTCACGCTGTGCTCGCCATAGCTGTCCTCGACGATCAGTTCGCCGCCGTCATACTCCTCGGGCGGCGTCAGAAATAGCGTCGCCGAAACGTCCGTGCGAATCCGCTGCGCAGTCGTCACGACCTGGCGTATCGCCGTGTCCACATGCGAACCGAAGTGCCCCCCGCCCGCATAGCGATTGAACATCGGCGGAAACACTCGCAGCGGAAGCGCCGCCGACATGAACACTGGCGAACGCGCCAGCCCCTTCAGCACCAGATCGCCAAGCTCAACGGCCAGCGGAGAGCCTTCCGGCAGCTGCTGGTTCGCCTTCACCTTCTGCGCCTGGTATCCAGCCGTCACCTTGCCGTCCACCCAGTCCGCCGCTTCCAGCTTCGCCCGGGCCTGCGCCGCATCGGCGGCGCTCAATACATTCGGAATCGTAATCAGCATGAAGACCTGCCCTGTGCTAACAGATTAGCCTGCACTATTAAATAGTCATCCTGAGCCTCTCGCAGCCTTACCGCGAAAGGCGTAGTCGAAGGACCTGCATTTTCCAAGCACCATTTTAGAAGTGCGCATTGAACCCGAACTGCGCATTGAACCCCTCGCCCGGAACCAGATGGTTCGGATGCGGCTGATCGATGTAGAACTTGTTCGTCAGGTTGACCAGGTTTGCCTGGAAATCCAGCCGGTCGCTGATCGGCCTGCGCAACATCGCGTTGAAGATCCAGTAGCCGTTCATCGCCTTGAACGCCAGCGGCGTCTGAAGAACCGGCGTCACATTCGCCTGAGGCACCGCAACCATCGCCGTCGAGCTTGCGCGGCGCGGGCCAACAAAGTTGCCGCCAAACCCACCCACAAACCTCCACGGCAGATTGTGCGTCACCCATACGTTGCCGGAGTTCCTCGGCACGTTCGCCAGCGGGAAGTTCTTCGGGTTGATAAAGTACGGATAGATGCCGAACACCGGATCGTTCGCCTTGAACAGCGACCCGAACGGAGATGCATTCAACACGCTGTTCACCACTCTTCCATCCAGATACGCATACCCAAGAATGAGATCGAAGTGCGAGGCCAGGTGTCCCAGCGCGCCAACCTGGAAGCCCTGCACGCGCTGATTGCCAACGTTCAAGACCTGCGTCGTATCCAGTGGGTTCGTCTCATACACATTCGACTTGTTCGTCCGGAAGTACGAGCCGCTGATATCCAGCTTGTCGTTCAACAGGTCCCACTTCGTGCCCACCTCGTAGGTCTCGTTCTCCTGCGGGTCCTGCAGCGCATTGTTGGCGCTCAGCGAGAGCGACTCCGCCGCCGGATTGAACGAGGTGCCATAGTCGAAGTACACGCTGCCGTTGCGTGCGGGCTTCACCACAATCGCGCCGCGGTACGTCGTCTTCTCAATCAACTGCGAGACGCGGCCCGCCGTGGCCGTTGGATCGACATCAGTGTTGAAGTAATCGAACCTCGCGCCGCCAGAGAGCTGCAGCCAATACGTCAGCTTCAGCGTATCCATGCCGGAGATGCCATACGCATTCGACGTCACATACGTGCGCGCATTGATCACCGTCGGCACCGGAAGAACGTCCTGCGCATTCGGGTTCAGTGCCGAGGCGTAGATGTTCGTCGCATAGGTCAGCGTTTGCGGGCGCGAGCGCTCGCGTCCGCCTTCCACCGTCACCACAAAGTTGTTGTCGATCTTCCCGAACTTTACGTTCCCGATCGCCTGCGTCTGCTCCCAAAGAATGTCTTCGGTCGCGTTGCGGGCGATGATCGCTCGCCGCACCTTCACCGCGCTCAGCGGCGTGTTCACGTTGTAGCAAGGCGTCGCCGCCGTGGGCGAGCAGGTCGCCACGCCCGCCCCGTTGACCACCGAGTACGTCGGCGTCGTATTAACCTGCGGCTCCACGATTCGCAGATTGCGCGGATAGTTGCCCCAACGCAGGGTCGACCGCACCAGCAGCCCGCCGGCAAAGTTGTGCTCGATCTTTCCGGTCACAACGTCGGGGCTTGTGCGCAGATAGCTCTCCGACGCATAGCCGTAGTACGTCCTGCGGTTCACCTTCGCCGCCTCCGTGCCGAAATAAGGCAGGCCGTAGTCGGGAACGCTGTCTTCGCTCTCGTGTAGATAAGAGATCGACCCGCGCGTCGCGCTGCGCAGCCCGAACGCAATCGACGGCGCAACACCGAAGCGTCGCGTCTGCGCGTAGTCCCTCTGTGCCACATTCGATTCGGACCCCACCAGGTTCATGCGCAACGCCGCCCCCGGGATGAAGTCGTTCAGCGGCTCATTCACATCCGCCGTCAAACGCCGCATGGCATTCGTTCCAAGCTGTAGGTTGCCGCGCACAAACTCGCGATCGACCGGGACCTTCGACTCCTGATTGATCACGCCGCCGGTCGACCCGCGGCCAAACTCCACGCTCGCCGGACCCTGCAGCACCTCGATCGCTTCGTAGTTGAACGCATCGCGGTAGTACGAACCGAAGTCGCGAATGCCGTCGATGAACATGTCGTTGCGCGCGGAGAAGCCGCGGATGGTCAGGTTGTCGCCCTGCGCTCCCGCCTCACCAGCGGCGATGCTTACGCCCGGAACATTGCGCAGGCCGTCGCGCAAGGTCGTCGCCGCCTGCTCCTGCATGATGAACTGCGGAACCACGTTCACCGTCTGCGGCGTATCCAGCAGCGGCTCGGTAAACTGCGCCAGCCCAATCGAGTTCGCCGAGGTCGTTACATCCACCGACTCCTGCGCAAGCAAACCGACCACCAGCGTCGTCGGGTCCTGGATCCTGAAGTCCAGGCCCGTTCCTTCAAGAAGCTGGCGCAGGCCCTCTTCTTCAGGAAACGACCCCTTCACTCCATTCGTCTGAAAACCTGCCAGCGTCGCCTGCGGCACGGTCAGCTTCACGCGGACGCCGGTCTGCTGCTCGAACGCCTTGATGGCCTGGTCCAGCCCGCCAGCGGGAATATCGAACTTCTTCACCGGAAGATTCGTCACCGGAGGGACTGCGGCGTTTGCCGTTCCCTCGCTGGGTGCGGTTGCGGCATGGGCCTTAGTCCCCGCTCCCATCACCGAATACGCCGCCAGCGTGCCCACCGCCAGCCAGCCGCGTGAGCATACCAGCCTGTGCCTCAGATTGTTGCGTCTCGCATCCTTCTTCATCGTCCGCCTCTCCAGCTCCCGAACACCCTCGCAACCCGAAAAAAGGCGTAGAAGGTCCTATCCACGCGCGCCATTTTTTTCAAAAGCTGCGCACGCGGCAAAAAGTCACACTGGTTTTCTGAAATGGAGAAGACTGATAGAGGTTCCGTTGAAGATGGTCAACGGCCTCCCTATAATCGCAATAAATCTCCAGTCGAAAGACTCGAGACCCCAGGTCTTCGCGGTCTCCGCCAAGAGATTAATCCGCGAGGGCCTGGCCCTTTCGCTCCACTCCAACCACTACCATCCCGAAGCGGCTCAAACTCCCGATTCAGGCCGTGAAATAACGATATTCCGAATATAAGACAAGATAGGTCGCATATCAATCAAAATATGCGACAAGTTTGGTCTTAATTAATTAATGAGCGATATTCGGCTGTTTTCATCGGAAATCGATCACATCGCCCGGCAAAATAGTGATCGCGCCATTTGAGAACTCCGTGATAAGGTTGAGCACCGAATCCCACTCATTTGAGCACGCATGCCGGCCGCTAAACTCTGCACCTCTGTCACTAAGCTTCTCTGCCTCGCTCTCTTCCTCGCCACAGCCTTTGCGCGCGGCGCCACCATCCGGGTCCCCGCCGACCAGCCGACGATCCAGGCCGGCATCAACGCCGCCTCAAACGGCGACACCGTCCTCGTCGCACCGGGCACCTACTACGAGAACATCGTCATCGACACGAAAGAAATCACGCTGACAAGCGAGCAGGGGGCCAGTAAGACCATCCTCGATGGGGGGACAAACGATACCGTACTCACGATCCGCAACACGCCCTCGATCGCGACAACGATCAATGGCTTTACCGTGCAAGGCGGAAAAAACACCAACCAGTTCATCGCCGGCGGCATTCACATTTTGCGCGGTGGCGCATCGATCGCCAACATGACCTTCGGCGCGAACTACGGTGGTCAGATTTATGTTGAGAGCGGCAGCGCGCTTATCTCGTCGAACACAATTACCAGTTCGCCGTTTCAAACGCCGCAGTGCATCAACGGTTGGGACGTCATCAAGATGTACGGCCTTTCGACTGTCGTCGACCCTGGGGGGAAGGCCGTCCCCACAAGAATCCTGAACAATCTGATTGAGGGGGATGGGATCTGTACAGGCCTCGCGATCCGCGGCAACGGAGGAGACCTTGAAGTCACCAATAACATCATCCGCAATAATATCTATGGGATCAGCACCTACCCCACCGGCCTGATCGTGCGGCAAAACCTGATTTACGGCAACAGAGATGGCGCATTGTTCATCGCCCATCCTATATCTGGTTCGAATAATCCTTCCAGTTACACCGACCCGCCCGACTTCTTCATCGTCAACAACACCATCGTCAATAATGCCCGGAACACCGGCGTATCTGGCGTCAATGGATCGATCTTTCTCGATAGCAGCAGAGCTAAAGTCGCGTTCATCAATAACCTGCTGATTGGAGGTTCTTCGTTCCCGGTCATTCACTGTCAACCGAGCAGCGACTACACCCCTGTCATCTTCGACCACAACGATCTCTATAACAACGCTGGACCGCTGGTTGATAGCGCCTGCCCCACAATATCCGGCATCAACGGAAACATCTCATTGCCCGCAGGGTTCGCCAACTCATCCGATCTTCATCTCGCCCCGGGCTCGCCTGCCATCGACGCTGGAAACAACAGCGCTCCGAACCTCCCCTCCACCGATCTCGACGGCAATCCACGCATTCAGGACAGCGCCGGCAATGGCTTTACGACAGTCGATATGGGGGCTTACGAGGCAACCGGCACACAAAACACAACGCCTTCCGCCCTGACTCTTACCTCCTCCGGCTACTATGTCAACCCGGGCACCGTCACTCTGACTGCGGCCTTTTCGCCGGCGAACTCTCCCGTGCGTCCGGTCTCCTTCTACCAGGATGGAAATTTTCTTTTTTCAGCGCCCCTCAGTCCTGCAACGCCTGTTTCCACAGATGTCACCCTCAATAAGCCCGGCGTCTACAGCTTCACGGCAAAGCTCGATGCGGCTGCGGGGTTCAGCCCAGCCACCAGCGTCGTCATCTACGTCTATGTCGCTTCGCCGAATGGTCAGCTCGCTCCCACCTCGACCACCCTCGCTGCTTCTGCAAATCCCGTCCCCGTTGGCCAGGGACTCAGACTTATTTCGATGGTGACCTCATCGGCATCGGGAACACCTCCCACCGGGACCGTTACGTTTTACGACGGCAACACGCCGCTTGGTACCATGCCACTCGATACCACGGGCCATGCCGTTTATCCCACATCGGCTCTCAGCGCGGGTGTTCACACTCTGCATTCCGTATACAACGGCGACACGCTCTATGCGCAGAGCACCTCGCCCAATATCTCCGTGACCGTCCAGCTTGTACCCAGCACAACTACGCTGACGATCACCCCCAACCCCTCCGTCGCCGGACAGCCTCTCGCCGCCACCGTCCAGGTCGCACCGATCGCAAGCAGCCCATATTCGTCGCAGCTTTGTCTTTGCACAGTGACAGTCACCATCGCCGGCGTTCCGGCCAACGTCGCCTCCACGTACACTCAGCCTTTGCAGAACGGCTCCGCAACCTTCAACTTCGGCCTTGGCTTTGGCGCTGGAACGTACACTCTCTCTGCCGCATTCAACGGAAGCGCTACCTTCGCGTCGAGCAACTCAGCGCCCGTTCAACAGGTCGTTGCCATAGCACCCACCACCATCGGCCTCACGGCCTCTCCCAATCCCGTCGTTCAGCGTCAGACCGTCAACTTCACCGCAGTAATCACCGCGCCACTCTCAGCCGTCATCCCTCCTGGAGTCATCACCTTCTTCGACGGAGCAACATCCATCGGCAGCGCGCCCTATGGCAGCGCCGGGCCCATCCCTGTCAATCAGATCAGCAACACGGCTACAGTCACCATCGGCACCGACACGCTCAGCGCTGGGACACACACCATTACGGCCAGCTACCC
The genomic region above belongs to Acidobacteriota bacterium and contains:
- a CDS encoding Ig-like domain repeat protein — translated: MPAAKLCTSVTKLLCLALFLATAFARGATIRVPADQPTIQAGINAASNGDTVLVAPGTYYENIVIDTKEITLTSEQGASKTILDGGTNDTVLTIRNTPSIATTINGFTVQGGKNTNQFIAGGIHILRGGASIANMTFGANYGGQIYVESGSALISSNTITSSPFQTPQCINGWDVIKMYGLSTVVDPGGKAVPTRILNNLIEGDGICTGLAIRGNGGDLEVTNNIIRNNIYGISTYPTGLIVRQNLIYGNRDGALFIAHPISGSNNPSSYTDPPDFFIVNNTIVNNARNTGVSGVNGSIFLDSSRAKVAFINNLLIGGSSFPVIHCQPSSDYTPVIFDHNDLYNNAGPLVDSACPTISGINGNISLPAGFANSSDLHLAPGSPAIDAGNNSAPNLPSTDLDGNPRIQDSAGNGFTTVDMGAYEATGTQNTTPSALTLTSSGYYVNPGTVTLTAAFSPANSPVRPVSFYQDGNFLFSAPLSPATPVSTDVTLNKPGVYSFTAKLDAAAGFSPATSVVIYVYVASPNGQLAPTSTTLAASANPVPVGQGLRLISMVTSSASGTPPTGTVTFYDGNTPLGTMPLDTTGHAVYPTSALSAGVHTLHSVYNGDTLYAQSTSPNISVTVQLVPSTTTLTITPNPSVAGQPLAATVQVAPIASSPYSSQLCLCTVTVTIAGVPANVASTYTQPLQNGSATFNFGLGFGAGTYTLSAAFNGSATFASSNSAPVQQVVAIAPTTIGLTASPNPVVQRQTVNFTAVITAPLSAVIPPGVITFFDGATSIGSAPYGSAGPIPVNQISNTATVTIGTDTLSAGTHTITASYPGTSSFLPSVSAPVTVTVTPMDFAIAVSNTAMTIQTEHHLTTNVTLTSIGAFADKLTLGCANLPPHASCTFDTNSVQLLPNGTATAKLTVDTDDVLGFRAALSQPQRPGPRTSGPIAFALLLPVGFLGLAALSRRRQTLPRLLLLIVATFAATLSITGCDGLYPASTAPGVYTIQVTASGAASGLSHSAPITVTVTK